One Phocoena phocoena chromosome 5, mPhoPho1.1, whole genome shotgun sequence genomic region harbors:
- the ADD1 gene encoding alpha-adducin isoform X6, producing the protein MNGDTRAAVVTSPPPTTAPHKERYFDRVDENNPEYLRERNMAPDLRQDFNMMEQKKRVSMILQSPAFCEELESMIQEQFKKGKNPTGLLALQQIADFMTTNVPNVYPAAPQGGMAALNMSLGMVTPVNDLRGSDSIAYDKGEKLLRCKLAAFYRLADLFGWSQLIYNHITTRVSSEQEHFLVVPFGLLYSEVTASSLVKVNLQGEAVDRGSTNLGVNQAGFTLHSAIYAARPDAKCVVHVHTPAGAAVSAMKCGLLPISPEALSLGEVAYHDYHGILVDEEEKVLIQKNLGPKSKVLILRNHGLVSVGESVEEAFYYIHNLVVACEIQVRTLASAGGPDNLVLLDPGKYKAKSRSPGSPAGEGSGSPPKWQIGEQEFEALMRMLDNLGYRTGYPYRYPALREKSKKYSDVEVPASVTGYPFASDGDSGTCSPLRHSFQKQQREKTRWLNSGRGDDASEEGQNGSSPKSKTKVWTNITHDHVKPLLQSLSSGVCVPSCITNCLWTKEDGHRTPASAVPNLFVPLNTNPKEVQEMRNKIREQNLQDIKTAGPQSQVLCGVVMDRSLVQGELVTASKAIIEKEYQPHVIVSTTGPNPFSTLTDRELDDYRRAVERKHRGPEENLDETREDKEESPPEPPAAPHTPPSAPIKLEEGGGCAKEYLLP; encoded by the exons ATGAATGGTGATACTCGGGCTGCAGTGGTGACCTCACCACCCCCGACCACAGCCCCTCACAAAGAGAGGTATTTCGACAGAGTGGATGAGAACAATCCAGAATACTTGCGAGAGAGGAACATGGCACCAGACCTTCGCCAGGACTTCAATATGATGGAGCAAAAAAAGAGGGTGTCCATGATTCTGCAAAGTCCC GCTTTCTGTGAAGAATTGGAATCAATGATACAGGAACAATTTAAGAAGGGGAAGAATCCCACAGGCCTATTGGCATTACAGCAGATTGCAGATTTTATGACCACGAATGTACCGAATGTCTACCCGGCAGCTCCGCAGGGAGGGATGGCTGCCTTAAACATGA gtCTTGGTATGGTGACCCCTGTGAATGACCTTAGAGGATCTGATTCTATTGCCTATGACAAAGGGGAGAAGTTATTGCGGTGTAAACTGGCAGCGTTTTACCGACTAGCAGATCTCTTCGGATGGTCTCAGCTTATCTACAATCACATCACA ACCAGAGTGAGCTCCGAGCAGGAACACTTCCTCGTTGTACCTTTTGGACTTCTCTACAGCGAAGTGACTGCATCCAGTTTG GTTAAAGTCAATCTACAAGGAGAGGCAGTGGACCGTGGAAGTACTAATCTAGGGGTAAATCAGGCTGGCTTCACGTTACATTCTGCCATTTACGCTGCGCGCCCGGACGCGAAGTGCGTTGTGCATGTTCATACACCAGCAGGGGCCGCG GTCTCTGCGATGAAATGTGGCCTCTTGCCAATCTCCCCAGAGGCACTTTCCCTTGGAGAAGTGGCTTATCATGATTATCACGGGATTCTGGTTGATgaggaagaaaaagttttaattcagaaaaatttGGGGCCTAAAAGCAAG GTTCTTATTCTCCGGAATCATGGGCTTGTATCCGTTGGAGAGAGTGTTGAGGAGGCCTTCTATTACATCCATAACCTTGTGGTTGCGTGTGAGATCCAG GTTCGAACTCTGGCCAGTGCGGGAGGGCCAGACAATTTAGTCCTCCTGGATCCTGGGAAGTACAAGGCCAAATCCCGTTCCCCCGGTTCCCCGGCAGGGGAGGGCAGCGGATCGCCTCCCAAGTGGCAGATTGGTGAGCAGGAGTTTGAAGCGCTCATGCGGATGCTGGATAATCTG GGTTACAGAACTGGCTACCCTTATCGATACCCTGCTCTGAGagagaaatctaaaaaatacagcgaCGTGGAGGTTCCTGCCAGTGTCACAGGTTACCCCTTTGCGAGTGACGGTGATTCGGGCACTTGCTCCCCTCTCAGACACAGTTTTCAGAAGCAGCAACGAGAGAAGACAAGATGGCTGAACTCTGGCCGGGGTGACGATGCTTCTGAGGAAGGGCAGAACGGAAGCAGTCCCAAGTCGAAGACTAAGGTGTGGACGAACATTACACACGATCACGTGAAACCCTTGCTGCAGTCTCTCTCGTCCGGTGTCTGCGTGCCAAGCTGTATTACCAACTGCTTG TGGACTAAAGAGGATGGACATAGGACTCCCGCCTCTGCCGTCCCAAACCTGTTCGTTCCACTGAACACCAACCCAAAAGAGGTCCAGGAGATGAGGAACAAG ATTCGAGAGCAGAACCTACAGGACATTAAGACCGCGGGCCCCCAGTCCCAGGTGTTGTGTGGTGTAGTGATGGACAGGAGCCTCGTCCAG GGCGAGCTGGTGACAGCCTCCAAGGCCATCATTGAGAAGGAGTACCAGCCCCACGTCATCGTGAGCACCACGGGCCCCAACCCCTTCAGCACGCTCACTGACCGCGAGCTGGATGACTACCGCAGGGCGGTGGAGCGCAAGCACAGGGGCCCCGAAG AGAATCTGGACGAGACTagagaagacaaagaagagaGCCCTCCAGAGCCCCCTGCTGCCCCCCACACTCCCCCGAGCGCCCCCATCAAGCTGGAGGAAG GAGGTGGATGTGCTAAAGAGTACCTGTTACCATAG
- the ADD1 gene encoding alpha-adducin isoform X8: MNGDTRAAVVTSPPPTTAPHKERYFDRVDENNPEYLRERNMAPDLRQDFNMMEQKKRVSMILQSPAFCEELESMIQEQFKKGKNPTGLLALQQIADFMTTNVPNVYPAAPQGGMAALNMSLGMVTPVNDLRGSDSIAYDKGEKLLRCKLAAFYRLADLFGWSQLIYNHITTRVSSEQEHFLVVPFGLLYSEVTASSLVKVNLQGEAVDRGSTNLGVNQAGFTLHSAIYAARPDAKCVVHVHTPAGAAVSAMKCGLLPISPEALSLGEVAYHDYHGILVDEEEKVLIQKNLGPKSKVLILRNHGLVSVGESVEEAFYYIHNLVVACEIQVRTLASAGGPDNLVLLDPGKYKAKSRSPGSPAGEGSGSPPKWQIGEQEFEALMRMLDNLGYRTGYPYRYPALREKSKKYSDVEVPASVTGYPFASDGDSGTCSPLRHSFQKQQREKTRWLNSGRGDDASEEGQNGSSPKSKTKWTKEDGHRTPASAVPNLFVPLNTNPKEVQEMRNKIREQNLQDIKTAGPQSQVLCGVVMDRSLVQGELVTASKAIIEKEYQPHVIVSTTGPNPFSTLTDRELDDYRRAVERKHRGPEENLDETREDKEESPPEPPAAPHTPPSAPIKLEEGGGCAKEYLLP, encoded by the exons ATGAATGGTGATACTCGGGCTGCAGTGGTGACCTCACCACCCCCGACCACAGCCCCTCACAAAGAGAGGTATTTCGACAGAGTGGATGAGAACAATCCAGAATACTTGCGAGAGAGGAACATGGCACCAGACCTTCGCCAGGACTTCAATATGATGGAGCAAAAAAAGAGGGTGTCCATGATTCTGCAAAGTCCC GCTTTCTGTGAAGAATTGGAATCAATGATACAGGAACAATTTAAGAAGGGGAAGAATCCCACAGGCCTATTGGCATTACAGCAGATTGCAGATTTTATGACCACGAATGTACCGAATGTCTACCCGGCAGCTCCGCAGGGAGGGATGGCTGCCTTAAACATGA gtCTTGGTATGGTGACCCCTGTGAATGACCTTAGAGGATCTGATTCTATTGCCTATGACAAAGGGGAGAAGTTATTGCGGTGTAAACTGGCAGCGTTTTACCGACTAGCAGATCTCTTCGGATGGTCTCAGCTTATCTACAATCACATCACA ACCAGAGTGAGCTCCGAGCAGGAACACTTCCTCGTTGTACCTTTTGGACTTCTCTACAGCGAAGTGACTGCATCCAGTTTG GTTAAAGTCAATCTACAAGGAGAGGCAGTGGACCGTGGAAGTACTAATCTAGGGGTAAATCAGGCTGGCTTCACGTTACATTCTGCCATTTACGCTGCGCGCCCGGACGCGAAGTGCGTTGTGCATGTTCATACACCAGCAGGGGCCGCG GTCTCTGCGATGAAATGTGGCCTCTTGCCAATCTCCCCAGAGGCACTTTCCCTTGGAGAAGTGGCTTATCATGATTATCACGGGATTCTGGTTGATgaggaagaaaaagttttaattcagaaaaatttGGGGCCTAAAAGCAAG GTTCTTATTCTCCGGAATCATGGGCTTGTATCCGTTGGAGAGAGTGTTGAGGAGGCCTTCTATTACATCCATAACCTTGTGGTTGCGTGTGAGATCCAG GTTCGAACTCTGGCCAGTGCGGGAGGGCCAGACAATTTAGTCCTCCTGGATCCTGGGAAGTACAAGGCCAAATCCCGTTCCCCCGGTTCCCCGGCAGGGGAGGGCAGCGGATCGCCTCCCAAGTGGCAGATTGGTGAGCAGGAGTTTGAAGCGCTCATGCGGATGCTGGATAATCTG GGTTACAGAACTGGCTACCCTTATCGATACCCTGCTCTGAGagagaaatctaaaaaatacagcgaCGTGGAGGTTCCTGCCAGTGTCACAGGTTACCCCTTTGCGAGTGACGGTGATTCGGGCACTTGCTCCCCTCTCAGACACAGTTTTCAGAAGCAGCAACGAGAGAAGACAAGATGGCTGAACTCTGGCCGGGGTGACGATGCTTCTGAGGAAGGGCAGAACGGAAGCAGTCCCAAGTCGAAGACTAAG TGGACTAAAGAGGATGGACATAGGACTCCCGCCTCTGCCGTCCCAAACCTGTTCGTTCCACTGAACACCAACCCAAAAGAGGTCCAGGAGATGAGGAACAAG ATTCGAGAGCAGAACCTACAGGACATTAAGACCGCGGGCCCCCAGTCCCAGGTGTTGTGTGGTGTAGTGATGGACAGGAGCCTCGTCCAG GGCGAGCTGGTGACAGCCTCCAAGGCCATCATTGAGAAGGAGTACCAGCCCCACGTCATCGTGAGCACCACGGGCCCCAACCCCTTCAGCACGCTCACTGACCGCGAGCTGGATGACTACCGCAGGGCGGTGGAGCGCAAGCACAGGGGCCCCGAAG AGAATCTGGACGAGACTagagaagacaaagaagagaGCCCTCCAGAGCCCCCTGCTGCCCCCCACACTCCCCCGAGCGCCCCCATCAAGCTGGAGGAAG GAGGTGGATGTGCTAAAGAGTACCTGTTACCATAG
- the ADD1 gene encoding alpha-adducin isoform X5: MNGDTRAAVVTSPPPTTAPHKERYFDRVDENNPEYLRERNMAPDLRQDFNMMEQKKRVSMILQSPAFCEELESMIQEQFKKGKNPTGLLALQQIADFMTTNVPNVYPAAPQGGMAALNMSLGMVTPVNDLRGSDSIAYDKGEKLLRCKLAAFYRLADLFGWSQLIYNHITTRVSSEQEHFLVVPFGLLYSEVTASSLVKVNLQGEAVDRGSTNLGVNQAGFTLHSAIYAARPDAKCVVHVHTPAGAAVSAMKCGLLPISPEALSLGEVAYHDYHGILVDEEEKVLIQKNLGPKSKVLILRNHGLVSVGESVEEAFYYIHNLVVACEIQVRTLASAGGPDNLVLLDPGKYKAKSRSPGSPAGEGSGSPPKWQIGEQEFEALMRMLDNLGYRTGYPYRYPALREKSKKYSDVEVPASVTGYPFASDGDSGTCSPLRHSFQKQQREKTRWLNSGRGDDASEEGQNGSSPKSKTKVWTNITHDHVKPLLQSLSSGVCVPSCITNCLWTKEDGHRTPASAVPNLFVPLNTNPKEVQEMRNKIREQNLQDIKTAGPQSQVLCGVVMDRSLVQDAPLSDCTETIEGLERTEQTFSPAKSVSFRKGELVTASKAIIEKEYQPHVIVSTTGPNPFSTLTDRELDDYRRAVERKHRGPEENLDETREDKEESPPEPPAAPHTPPSAPIKLEEGGGCAKEYLLP, translated from the exons ATGAATGGTGATACTCGGGCTGCAGTGGTGACCTCACCACCCCCGACCACAGCCCCTCACAAAGAGAGGTATTTCGACAGAGTGGATGAGAACAATCCAGAATACTTGCGAGAGAGGAACATGGCACCAGACCTTCGCCAGGACTTCAATATGATGGAGCAAAAAAAGAGGGTGTCCATGATTCTGCAAAGTCCC GCTTTCTGTGAAGAATTGGAATCAATGATACAGGAACAATTTAAGAAGGGGAAGAATCCCACAGGCCTATTGGCATTACAGCAGATTGCAGATTTTATGACCACGAATGTACCGAATGTCTACCCGGCAGCTCCGCAGGGAGGGATGGCTGCCTTAAACATGA gtCTTGGTATGGTGACCCCTGTGAATGACCTTAGAGGATCTGATTCTATTGCCTATGACAAAGGGGAGAAGTTATTGCGGTGTAAACTGGCAGCGTTTTACCGACTAGCAGATCTCTTCGGATGGTCTCAGCTTATCTACAATCACATCACA ACCAGAGTGAGCTCCGAGCAGGAACACTTCCTCGTTGTACCTTTTGGACTTCTCTACAGCGAAGTGACTGCATCCAGTTTG GTTAAAGTCAATCTACAAGGAGAGGCAGTGGACCGTGGAAGTACTAATCTAGGGGTAAATCAGGCTGGCTTCACGTTACATTCTGCCATTTACGCTGCGCGCCCGGACGCGAAGTGCGTTGTGCATGTTCATACACCAGCAGGGGCCGCG GTCTCTGCGATGAAATGTGGCCTCTTGCCAATCTCCCCAGAGGCACTTTCCCTTGGAGAAGTGGCTTATCATGATTATCACGGGATTCTGGTTGATgaggaagaaaaagttttaattcagaaaaatttGGGGCCTAAAAGCAAG GTTCTTATTCTCCGGAATCATGGGCTTGTATCCGTTGGAGAGAGTGTTGAGGAGGCCTTCTATTACATCCATAACCTTGTGGTTGCGTGTGAGATCCAG GTTCGAACTCTGGCCAGTGCGGGAGGGCCAGACAATTTAGTCCTCCTGGATCCTGGGAAGTACAAGGCCAAATCCCGTTCCCCCGGTTCCCCGGCAGGGGAGGGCAGCGGATCGCCTCCCAAGTGGCAGATTGGTGAGCAGGAGTTTGAAGCGCTCATGCGGATGCTGGATAATCTG GGTTACAGAACTGGCTACCCTTATCGATACCCTGCTCTGAGagagaaatctaaaaaatacagcgaCGTGGAGGTTCCTGCCAGTGTCACAGGTTACCCCTTTGCGAGTGACGGTGATTCGGGCACTTGCTCCCCTCTCAGACACAGTTTTCAGAAGCAGCAACGAGAGAAGACAAGATGGCTGAACTCTGGCCGGGGTGACGATGCTTCTGAGGAAGGGCAGAACGGAAGCAGTCCCAAGTCGAAGACTAAGGTGTGGACGAACATTACACACGATCACGTGAAACCCTTGCTGCAGTCTCTCTCGTCCGGTGTCTGCGTGCCAAGCTGTATTACCAACTGCTTG TGGACTAAAGAGGATGGACATAGGACTCCCGCCTCTGCCGTCCCAAACCTGTTCGTTCCACTGAACACCAACCCAAAAGAGGTCCAGGAGATGAGGAACAAG ATTCGAGAGCAGAACCTACAGGACATTAAGACCGCGGGCCCCCAGTCCCAGGTGTTGTGTGGTGTAGTGATGGACAGGAGCCTCGTCCAG GACGCGCCCCTCTCTGACTGTACGGAAACAATCGAAGGGCTCGAGCGTACAGAGCAGACCTTTAGTCCCGCTAAGTCTGTCTCTTTTAGAAAG GGCGAGCTGGTGACAGCCTCCAAGGCCATCATTGAGAAGGAGTACCAGCCCCACGTCATCGTGAGCACCACGGGCCCCAACCCCTTCAGCACGCTCACTGACCGCGAGCTGGATGACTACCGCAGGGCGGTGGAGCGCAAGCACAGGGGCCCCGAAG AGAATCTGGACGAGACTagagaagacaaagaagagaGCCCTCCAGAGCCCCCTGCTGCCCCCCACACTCCCCCGAGCGCCCCCATCAAGCTGGAGGAAG GAGGTGGATGTGCTAAAGAGTACCTGTTACCATAG
- the ADD1 gene encoding alpha-adducin isoform X7 → MNGDTRAAVVTSPPPTTAPHKERYFDRVDENNPEYLRERNMAPDLRQDFNMMEQKKRVSMILQSPAFCEELESMIQEQFKKGKNPTGLLALQQIADFMTTNVPNVYPAAPQGGMAALNMSLGMVTPVNDLRGSDSIAYDKGEKLLRCKLAAFYRLADLFGWSQLIYNHITTRVSSEQEHFLVVPFGLLYSEVTASSLVKVNLQGEAVDRGSTNLGVNQAGFTLHSAIYAARPDAKCVVHVHTPAGAAVSAMKCGLLPISPEALSLGEVAYHDYHGILVDEEEKVLIQKNLGPKSKVLILRNHGLVSVGESVEEAFYYIHNLVVACEIQVRTLASAGGPDNLVLLDPGKYKAKSRSPGSPAGEGSGSPPKWQIGEQEFEALMRMLDNLGYRTGYPYRYPALREKSKKYSDVEVPASVTGYPFASDGDSGTCSPLRHSFQKQQREKTRWLNSGRGDDASEEGQNGSSPKSKTKWTKEDGHRTPASAVPNLFVPLNTNPKEVQEMRNKIREQNLQDIKTAGPQSQVLCGVVMDRSLVQDAPLSDCTETIEGLERTEQTFSPAKSVSFRKGELVTASKAIIEKEYQPHVIVSTTGPNPFSTLTDRELDDYRRAVERKHRGPEENLDETREDKEESPPEPPAAPHTPPSAPIKLEEGGGCAKEYLLP, encoded by the exons ATGAATGGTGATACTCGGGCTGCAGTGGTGACCTCACCACCCCCGACCACAGCCCCTCACAAAGAGAGGTATTTCGACAGAGTGGATGAGAACAATCCAGAATACTTGCGAGAGAGGAACATGGCACCAGACCTTCGCCAGGACTTCAATATGATGGAGCAAAAAAAGAGGGTGTCCATGATTCTGCAAAGTCCC GCTTTCTGTGAAGAATTGGAATCAATGATACAGGAACAATTTAAGAAGGGGAAGAATCCCACAGGCCTATTGGCATTACAGCAGATTGCAGATTTTATGACCACGAATGTACCGAATGTCTACCCGGCAGCTCCGCAGGGAGGGATGGCTGCCTTAAACATGA gtCTTGGTATGGTGACCCCTGTGAATGACCTTAGAGGATCTGATTCTATTGCCTATGACAAAGGGGAGAAGTTATTGCGGTGTAAACTGGCAGCGTTTTACCGACTAGCAGATCTCTTCGGATGGTCTCAGCTTATCTACAATCACATCACA ACCAGAGTGAGCTCCGAGCAGGAACACTTCCTCGTTGTACCTTTTGGACTTCTCTACAGCGAAGTGACTGCATCCAGTTTG GTTAAAGTCAATCTACAAGGAGAGGCAGTGGACCGTGGAAGTACTAATCTAGGGGTAAATCAGGCTGGCTTCACGTTACATTCTGCCATTTACGCTGCGCGCCCGGACGCGAAGTGCGTTGTGCATGTTCATACACCAGCAGGGGCCGCG GTCTCTGCGATGAAATGTGGCCTCTTGCCAATCTCCCCAGAGGCACTTTCCCTTGGAGAAGTGGCTTATCATGATTATCACGGGATTCTGGTTGATgaggaagaaaaagttttaattcagaaaaatttGGGGCCTAAAAGCAAG GTTCTTATTCTCCGGAATCATGGGCTTGTATCCGTTGGAGAGAGTGTTGAGGAGGCCTTCTATTACATCCATAACCTTGTGGTTGCGTGTGAGATCCAG GTTCGAACTCTGGCCAGTGCGGGAGGGCCAGACAATTTAGTCCTCCTGGATCCTGGGAAGTACAAGGCCAAATCCCGTTCCCCCGGTTCCCCGGCAGGGGAGGGCAGCGGATCGCCTCCCAAGTGGCAGATTGGTGAGCAGGAGTTTGAAGCGCTCATGCGGATGCTGGATAATCTG GGTTACAGAACTGGCTACCCTTATCGATACCCTGCTCTGAGagagaaatctaaaaaatacagcgaCGTGGAGGTTCCTGCCAGTGTCACAGGTTACCCCTTTGCGAGTGACGGTGATTCGGGCACTTGCTCCCCTCTCAGACACAGTTTTCAGAAGCAGCAACGAGAGAAGACAAGATGGCTGAACTCTGGCCGGGGTGACGATGCTTCTGAGGAAGGGCAGAACGGAAGCAGTCCCAAGTCGAAGACTAAG TGGACTAAAGAGGATGGACATAGGACTCCCGCCTCTGCCGTCCCAAACCTGTTCGTTCCACTGAACACCAACCCAAAAGAGGTCCAGGAGATGAGGAACAAG ATTCGAGAGCAGAACCTACAGGACATTAAGACCGCGGGCCCCCAGTCCCAGGTGTTGTGTGGTGTAGTGATGGACAGGAGCCTCGTCCAG GACGCGCCCCTCTCTGACTGTACGGAAACAATCGAAGGGCTCGAGCGTACAGAGCAGACCTTTAGTCCCGCTAAGTCTGTCTCTTTTAGAAAG GGCGAGCTGGTGACAGCCTCCAAGGCCATCATTGAGAAGGAGTACCAGCCCCACGTCATCGTGAGCACCACGGGCCCCAACCCCTTCAGCACGCTCACTGACCGCGAGCTGGATGACTACCGCAGGGCGGTGGAGCGCAAGCACAGGGGCCCCGAAG AGAATCTGGACGAGACTagagaagacaaagaagagaGCCCTCCAGAGCCCCCTGCTGCCCCCCACACTCCCCCGAGCGCCCCCATCAAGCTGGAGGAAG GAGGTGGATGTGCTAAAGAGTACCTGTTACCATAG